The Campylobacter concisus sequence TAAATGGTATAAAAAATGTAAAATTTAACAAGCTAATCGGCTCTGTAACGATCGAATATGATCATGAAATTTTTCCAAAAAACCTTTGGGAAGATCTTTTAAAAGGGCAAAATTTGGAAGAGATTTCAACTAGAGTAAATGAAGTTGCAAAAGAAGTGAAATATGCTTAATGAACTTTTAAATGCATCATATACCAGCGAAAAGAATGCACTTAGCTTATATGAAAATTTAGCTTCATTTGGTGATGTTTTTAACGAGATCGCAAATATCAGAAAAAATGCGATCATCTTGATAGAAAAATTTGCGAGCACACATGATTATGAGCTTGCTTGCGAAAATGAAGCTATATTTTTGCCGGCAAAAAATAAAGAAGATGCGCTGATACAAGCTTTAAACTATGAGTTAGAGCTAAATAAAATGTATGAAAAATTTTGTGAAAGCTTAGATGATGAAGAGCTAAAAGATCTATTTTTTAGACTTTGGGCTACTTCAAATAACGAATATGTCGCCTCTTTAAAACAACGCTTAAAAGAAATTTATAGTGGCTGTGAAATAAAAAATGAGCTAAATTTAAATGAAATTTCACAAAATTTTGAGCAAAATGGCATAACAAATATTTTAGAAAACTATCAAAATGACTTTAATGAGATAACTAAAAGCTTGCAAAATATCGCAAGTGGCAAGGCTGATAAAAGCGAGTTAGCAAAGATAACTAATAATCCAAATTTCTCGTTTTTTAGCGGACTTGCGCTTGGGGCATTAGGCATTTCAGTAGTTAGTAAAAATTTTAATAAGGATGAAGAAAATGAATAATTTACAAAATCAAACAAAGAAAGGATTTAAAATGGCATTACCATTTTTAGCAGGTTTAGCAGTAGGCGGTTTAGCAATAGCTGCTTGGAATAAAAGAGATAAGATCAAAGAGTACGCCCAAGATGGCTTTGATAAAGGCAAAGAGGCCGCAAAAGATCTTTACAAAAAAGGTAAAAGTGTTGCAAAAGATGCAAAAGACTTTATAGTAAAAGAAGAAAAAAAAGCAAAACGTGGTGCTAAAAAAGTAGAAAAAGAGGCTGAAAAAGTGGTAAAGAAAACAAGAAAACCACGCGCTAAAAAGCCAGCCGCTCCAAAAGCTATCACACCAAACGATATAGCTTAAGGATAGAGAATGCAAGAAAATAGTCTTTTTACACTTTCAAGCACAAGACTTCCATTTGATCACTTCATCAGCGGTGCTTTAATCGCTGGTATGGGTGCAGCTGCACTTGGCTTTAGCGACTATCTAAATAATAGAGCGACTAAAAAAGATATCGCTAAAAAGATAGCAAAATACGCTGTAACAGGTGGTTTTGTAGGTGCTGTTGGCATTCATGCTTCAAATTTAATAGCACAAAAAAAATATCTAAATGCGGCAGCTTTTACAGCAGCTGGTATCGGCGGTCTTTTGATAGCAGAAAAACTAATAAAATTGGAGAGTAAATAATGAATAACCCTTACATTAATGAAGAAAACATAGCAAGTGAAACTGCAGCTAACAATGCAGCAGCTGCTCAGCCAAGCGCAATCGATAATGCAATAAACAATGCAGCTCAAAATTTACCATTTGTGCCTGAAAATTTTAATGCTGCTGGCTTTGTAAAAGGTCTAGTTTTAGGTGGTATCGCAGCTTATGTACTGACTAATCCAAAAGCACAAGAGTGCGTATTTAAAGCGATTATCAAAGGTGGCGAGCTTATAAATGCTGGCATAGAAGAACTAAAAGAGCGTTTTGAAGATGTCAAAGCAGAACTTGACTCACAAAAATAAGATCACTCTAGCTCACAAGAGTAAAAATAGAGCGAGGTTTATTTGCGAGAGCCTAAACGCTAGAAGCGACGTCAGCGCTATCGAGGCTGCGATCTCAGAGCGAACTGATGCACTAAGTGTTCGTGTAAATAAATACGCAAAAAGTATTATCGTTGAATACAATAAAAACTACGATAAAATTTTAAACTTTATAAAGAGCTATGAATTTCCAACAAAGGCTAAAGATCCAAATTTGCCAAGCAAGGCAAATATCTATAAGGCTGCTGCTGCACTTGGTATAACACCATTTATGAGCAATAAAACTCTAAAATCAGCCGTGACTCTTTATGCCACAGCGCCAAATTTAATAGAAGGTGCAAAAGAGCTAAGACATGAGGGCGTCACTTCAAAAGTGCTTGAGGCAACTGCCATTGGTACTAGCCTAGCAATGGGCGATCATTTAGCAGCAAATAGCACAAATTTGATGATAAATATCGGCGAATATATGGAAGAAAGTGCTAGTCACAAAAGCGATGATCTCATCAAAGAGCTAGCAAAACCAAATATCGAAGAAGTCTGGGTCGAGAGAAATTTAAATGGTGAAAAGACGCTTGAAAAAGTAAAAACCGAAAATTTAAAAAAGGGCGACATCGTAGTAGTTGGAGCTGGTGAGACGATAGGCGTTGATGGTTATATCGTTGAAGGTAACGCCGATGTAAATCAAGTCTCAATGACCGGAGAGGCTGAACCTATACCAAAAGCTAGAGGTGACCGTGTTATAAGTGGCACCGTGGTTGATGAAGGTAGGATAAAAATTTGGGCTGAAAATGTAGGTAGTGATACAGCAACAGCTAGGATCAAAGAGTACATACAAACTTCACTCAATGAAAAATCAGCCATTGGCGTAAAAGCGTTAAAACTAGCCGATAAACTTGTGCCTGTTACGCTCTCGCTTGCTGGACTTTCATACATTATAAATAAAAATATGAATAGTGTTGCTAGCGTACTTCAAGCGGACTACTCTTGCGCATTAAAGCTTGCTACACCAGTTGCTTTTAAATCAAGTATCTCAAAAGCAGGCAGAAATGGCATTCTTGTAAAAGGTGCAAAAGCGATCGAAGCTTTAAGCTCAGTTGACACTTTTGTATTTGACAAGACCGGCACTCTGACGCATGGACGCCTAAGCGTAGTTGAAATTTATTCATTTAAAGAGGGCTTTTCTCAAAATGATATATTAAATTTAACTGCAAGTGCCGAGGAGCACTACTTTCATCCAGTAGCCGAAGCAATAGTGGAAGCTGCAAATAAGCGTGGCTTCCACCATATTCATCACGATGAAGTTGAATTTATCGTAGCTCATGGCGTAAAAACTGCGATGCACGGCAAAGAGGTGGTTATAGGCAGTAGACACTTCTTGGAAGATGACGAGATGATAAGTTTTAAAGCTCATGAAGCTTTAATAAGCAAAGCATTAAATAGCGGCTTAACCTTACTCTACGTAGGATATGATAAAGAGCTAGTCGGCGTCATCGCTATGAAAGATGATATGAGAGAAAACGCAAAAGATATGGTTAAAAAGCTAAGAAGCCTTGGCGTAAAAGAGGTCGTCATGCTAAGCGGCGACATCAAAAGCAAGGCTGAAGAGGTGGCACGCGAGCTAGGGCTTGATAGGGTCTATGCAGAGTGCTTACCAACAGATAAAGCAGCTATCATCGAAGAGCTAAAGAGTGAGGGCAAAAAAGTAGCCTTTGTGGGAGATGGTATAAATGATGCTCCAAGCCTAACTAAGGCAAATGTGGGTATAAGTATGCACAAGGGTGCTGATATAGCTAAAGCGACGGCTGACATAAGTCTTTTAAAAGACGACATCATGAGCGTAGCTC is a genomic window containing:
- a CDS encoding HMA2 domain-containing protein; protein product: MDIKTQTLAQVASYFSMIAHTNGRLRVRVSPKIKELSSSVNLASLDDVIAQINGIKNVKFNKLIGSVTIEYDHEIFPKNLWEDLLKGQNLEEISTRVNEVAKEVKYA
- a CDS encoding ferritin-like domain-containing protein, with protein sequence MLNELLNASYTSEKNALSLYENLASFGDVFNEIANIRKNAIILIEKFASTHDYELACENEAIFLPAKNKEDALIQALNYELELNKMYEKFCESLDDEELKDLFFRLWATSNNEYVASLKQRLKEIYSGCEIKNELNLNEISQNFEQNGITNILENYQNDFNEITKSLQNIASGKADKSELAKITNNPNFSFFSGLALGALGISVVSKNFNKDEENE
- a CDS encoding oxidoreductase, with translation MNNPYINEENIASETAANNAAAAQPSAIDNAINNAAQNLPFVPENFNAAGFVKGLVLGGIAAYVLTNPKAQECVFKAIIKGGELINAGIEELKERFEDVKAELDSQK
- a CDS encoding heavy metal translocating P-type ATPase; translated protein: MTHKNKITLAHKSKNRARFICESLNARSDVSAIEAAISERTDALSVRVNKYAKSIIVEYNKNYDKILNFIKSYEFPTKAKDPNLPSKANIYKAAAALGITPFMSNKTLKSAVTLYATAPNLIEGAKELRHEGVTSKVLEATAIGTSLAMGDHLAANSTNLMINIGEYMEESASHKSDDLIKELAKPNIEEVWVERNLNGEKTLEKVKTENLKKGDIVVVGAGETIGVDGYIVEGNADVNQVSMTGEAEPIPKARGDRVISGTVVDEGRIKIWAENVGSDTATARIKEYIQTSLNEKSAIGVKALKLADKLVPVTLSLAGLSYIINKNMNSVASVLQADYSCALKLATPVAFKSSISKAGRNGILVKGAKAIEALSSVDTFVFDKTGTLTHGRLSVVEIYSFKEGFSQNDILNLTASAEEHYFHPVAEAIVEAANKRGFHHIHHDEVEFIVAHGVKTAMHGKEVVIGSRHFLEDDEMISFKAHEALISKALNSGLTLLYVGYDKELVGVIAMKDDMRENAKDMVKKLRSLGVKEVVMLSGDIKSKAEEVARELGLDRVYAECLPTDKAAIIEELKSEGKKVAFVGDGINDAPSLTKANVGISMHKGADIAKATADISLLKDDIMSVALVKELANKTMDLISSNFRSTVGVNTAILSAATLGMLNPIATAMLHNGTTIWLLLNSMKGVKFKSK